From the genome of Geobacter sp. SVR, one region includes:
- a CDS encoding helix-turn-helix domain-containing protein, translating into MTDFNIGAKIKKLRLAKKLTLQAVAKETGFSPALISQIENNNVSPPIATLSKIAKFFDVKIGMFFAEDEEECRFEVVRANERKAIPRVISRAGTSQGYSYESLSFHKQNKKMEPFLLTVAEKVSEENTYSHDGEEFLFIMKGTAELLLDDRRITLDEGDCVYFDSALRHRLLSKDGEEVKVLAVVAR; encoded by the coding sequence ATGACGGATTTTAACATCGGGGCGAAAATCAAAAAACTCCGCTTGGCAAAGAAGCTTACCCTGCAGGCTGTCGCCAAGGAGACCGGTTTTTCCCCGGCTTTGATCTCCCAGATCGAAAACAACAACGTCTCTCCCCCCATTGCCACGCTTTCGAAAATCGCCAAATTCTTCGATGTAAAAATCGGTATGTTTTTCGCCGAGGATGAAGAGGAATGCCGCTTTGAAGTAGTGCGCGCCAACGAGCGCAAGGCCATTCCCCGGGTTATTTCCCGGGCCGGCACCAGCCAGGGCTATTCCTACGAATCCCTCTCCTTTCACAAGCAGAACAAAAAGATGGAGCCTTTTCTGCTGACGGTCGCGGAAAAGGTTTCGGAAGAAAACACATACAGCCACGACGGCGAGGAATTCCTTTTCATCATGAAGGGCACTGCGGAGCTGCTGCTGGATGACCGGCGCATCACCCTCGACGAAGGGGATTGCGTCTACTTCGACTCTGCCCTCAGGCACCGCCTGCTTTCCAAGGACGGCGAAGAGGTCAAGGTATTGGCAGTGGTTGCACGATAA